One Deinococcus grandis DNA window includes the following coding sequences:
- a CDS encoding 4-(cytidine 5'-diphospho)-2-C-methyl-D-erythritol kinase, translating into MSDPAAVTYFAPAKVNLGLSVRDLRSDGYHELHSLMVPLSVGDDLEIAPADTLTLRVEGADLPTDEGNLVFRAARAYLDAAGVPGGAAITLHKRLPLASGLGGGSSDAATTLMALARLYPAGVDLPGLALRLGADVPFFLLGRAAVASGVGEVLSPTPVPRAALVLLNPGVEVSARDAYAWLDAEEAFTPALDLEGILAALSNGRPVPYLNALQGPVAARHAPIREALAALTDAGLHSPLMSGSGSTCFALARDDAHAHDAAQILAGRHPGWWAQAAQVLG; encoded by the coding sequence ATGAGCGACCCTGCTGCCGTCACGTACTTCGCGCCCGCCAAGGTGAACCTGGGTCTCAGCGTCCGGGACCTGCGTTCGGACGGGTACCACGAACTGCACTCGCTGATGGTGCCCCTGAGCGTCGGCGACGACCTGGAGATCGCCCCCGCTGACACGCTGACCCTGCGCGTCGAGGGTGCGGACCTGCCCACCGACGAGGGCAATCTGGTGTTCCGCGCGGCGCGGGCGTACCTGGACGCAGCGGGCGTGCCGGGCGGCGCGGCGATCACGCTGCACAAGCGCCTGCCGCTCGCGTCGGGCCTGGGGGGCGGCAGCAGCGACGCGGCGACCACGCTGATGGCGCTGGCGCGGCTGTACCCGGCGGGCGTGGACCTGCCGGGACTGGCGCTGCGGCTGGGCGCGGACGTGCCGTTCTTCCTGCTGGGCCGCGCGGCGGTCGCCTCGGGCGTGGGCGAGGTCCTGTCCCCCACCCCGGTCCCGCGCGCCGCGCTGGTGCTGCTGAACCCGGGCGTGGAGGTCAGTGCCCGCGACGCCTACGCGTGGCTGGACGCCGAGGAGGCCTTCACGCCCGCCCTGGACCTCGAGGGCATCCTGGCCGCACTGTCCAACGGTCGCCCGGTCCCGTACCTGAACGCCCTGCAGGGGCCGGTGGCGGCGCGGCACGCCCCGATCCGCGAGGCGCTGGCCGCCCTGACGGACGCCGGGCTGCACTCGCCGCTGATGAGCGGGTCCGGGAGCACCTGCTTCGCGCTGGCCCGCGACGACGCGCACGCGCACGACGCCGCGCAGATCCTCGCGGGGCGGCACCCCGGCTGGTGGGCGCAGGCCGCGCAGGTGCTCGGCTGA
- the ispD gene encoding 2-C-methyl-D-erythritol 4-phosphate cytidylyltransferase, whose translation MRPGGVRVAALIPAAGSGTRLGLGPKAFVEVAGRSLLGRSAAALAPHVDEVLVALPAGLDLPGDVPARAVTGGDTRQASVLALLRATDAEVVLVHDAARPFLPGAVVQAVTTAAREVGAATAALPVADTLVRAGPGGDCGTLWGTLTPREGLWAVQTPQGFRRDLLLAAHEAALADGFAATDDAGLIARAGGAVRLVPGDARLFKVTTPGDLALAQALAPTWDGQVWDAGGA comes from the coding sequence GTGAGGCCCGGGGGCGTGCGGGTCGCGGCGCTGATCCCGGCAGCGGGGTCCGGCACGCGGCTGGGCCTGGGCCCGAAGGCGTTCGTGGAGGTCGCGGGCCGCAGCCTGCTGGGCCGCAGCGCGGCGGCGCTGGCCCCGCACGTGGACGAGGTGCTGGTGGCGCTCCCGGCGGGGCTGGACCTGCCGGGGGACGTTCCGGCCCGCGCCGTGACGGGCGGCGACACCCGGCAGGCGAGCGTGCTGGCGCTGCTGCGCGCCACGGACGCCGAGGTGGTGCTCGTGCACGACGCGGCGCGGCCCTTCCTGCCGGGCGCGGTGGTGCAGGCGGTGACCACAGCGGCGCGTGAGGTGGGCGCGGCGACGGCGGCGCTGCCGGTGGCGGACACCCTGGTGCGGGCCGGGCCGGGCGGCGACTGCGGCACCCTCTGGGGCACCCTCACGCCGCGCGAGGGGCTGTGGGCGGTGCAGACCCCGCAGGGGTTCCGGCGTGACCTGCTGCTCGCCGCGCACGAGGCGGCGCTGGCCGACGGCTTCGCCGCGACGGACGACGCGGGCCTGATCGCCCGGGCGGGCGGCGCGGTGCGGCTGGTGCCGGGGGACGCGCGGCTGTTCAAGGTGACCACGCCCGGCGACCTGGCCCTGGCGCAGGCGCTGGCCCCGACCTGGGACGGGCAGGTGTGGGATGCTGGGGGGGCATGA
- a CDS encoding UbiX family flavin prenyltransferase, with protein sequence MRLVVGVSGGSGMPYAESILRALRDLGVESHLVVSSGAKRVMTAEGSGPQLADLTALASVVHDDRDLAAGVASGSFRTDGMLVVPCSAGTLAKVAQGFADNLVARAAHVTLKERRRLVLVLREDPLPRPMLLNMLAAHDAGATVMTASAGFYHAPGSVDELLHFVTARVLDQFGLDVPGFRRWREGEA encoded by the coding sequence ATGAGGCTGGTGGTGGGGGTGTCGGGCGGCAGCGGCATGCCGTATGCGGAGTCGATCCTGCGGGCGCTGCGGGATCTGGGTGTGGAGTCGCATCTGGTGGTCAGCAGCGGCGCCAAGCGCGTGATGACGGCCGAGGGGTCCGGGCCGCAGCTGGCGGACCTGACGGCGCTGGCGTCTGTCGTGCATGACGACCGGGATCTGGCGGCGGGCGTGGCGAGCGGGTCGTTCCGGACGGACGGGATGCTGGTGGTGCCGTGCAGCGCGGGGACGCTGGCGAAGGTCGCGCAGGGGTTCGCGGACAATCTGGTGGCGCGCGCGGCGCACGTGACGCTGAAGGAGCGGCGGCGGCTGGTGCTGGTGCTGCGTGAGGATCCGCTGCCGCGCCCGATGCTGCTGAACATGCTGGCCGCGCATGACGCGGGGGCGACCGTGATGACGGCCAGCGCGGGGTTCTATCACGCGCCGGGCAGCGTGGACGAGCTGCTGCATTTCGTGACGGCGCGGGTGCTGGATCAGTTCGGGCTGGACGTGCCGGGCTTCCGCCGCTGGCGTGAAGGAGAGGCGTGA
- a CDS encoding glycerol-3-phosphate acyltransferase yields the protein MPDLSALPPAPTLLVTVAAFLLGSLVSGVLYSRARGADIRDRDLPGGSGTWRQFGRGAAALVTVGDIVKGVLAALLARALVPQGGEALAALVTGAVVAGHCYPVFFGFRGGGGIAPLLGALLVFTPGVLLALLLTAAVVIPTYKATLQSRLKLNAVPFATAVAVPVGLLVGALTGGFWPLLAGGAVMAVRAAHLLRGGA from the coding sequence ATGCCCGACCTGTCTGCCCTGCCGCCCGCCCCGACGCTGCTCGTGACGGTCGCGGCCTTCCTGCTGGGGTCGCTGGTCAGCGGCGTGCTGTACTCCCGCGCGCGCGGCGCGGACATCCGTGACCGGGACCTGCCGGGCGGGAGCGGCACGTGGCGGCAGTTCGGGCGCGGCGCGGCGGCGCTGGTCACGGTGGGGGACATCGTCAAGGGAGTGCTGGCGGCGCTGCTGGCCCGCGCGCTCGTCCCGCAGGGCGGCGAGGCGCTGGCGGCGCTGGTGACGGGCGCGGTCGTGGCCGGGCACTGCTACCCCGTCTTCTTCGGCTTCCGGGGGGGCGGGGGGATCGCGCCGCTGCTGGGGGCGCTGCTGGTGTTCACGCCGGGCGTGCTGCTGGCGCTGCTCCTGACCGCCGCCGTGGTGATTCCCACGTACAAGGCCACGCTACAGTCCCGCCTGAAGCTGAACGCGGTGCCGTTCGCGACGGCGGTCGCGGTGCCCGTGGGCCTGCTGGTGGGCGCCCTGACTGGCGGTTTCTGGCCGCTGCTGGCGGGCGGCGCGGTGATGGCCGTGCGGGCCGCGCACCTGCTGCGGGGCGGGGCATGA
- a CDS encoding HesA/MoeB/ThiF family protein, translated as MTGPRPPGLTRPELRRYSRALLVPEWLDAGAQERVKAAHVLVVGAGGLGSPVIASLAGAGIGTLTVADDDRVDLSNLHRQTLYATPDVGRPKAELAAARAQTINPHVHVRAAPRVTPDTLPGLLRGVTLVVDATDNFGTRYLIADTCAAQGREWIWGAASGTTGMVSVFGPHAGLRDVFPDPGDDLSCDEAGVLGPVPALTGQLMALEALKVLGGVGQPLRGRLWTFDALTGRARTLTLRAPARADTL; from the coding sequence ATGACCGGCCCCCGCCCCCCCGGACTGACCCGCCCGGAACTGCGCCGCTACTCGCGGGCGCTGCTCGTCCCCGAGTGGCTGGACGCCGGGGCGCAGGAACGCGTGAAGGCCGCGCACGTCCTGGTGGTCGGGGCGGGCGGGCTGGGCAGCCCCGTGATCGCCAGTCTGGCCGGGGCGGGCATCGGCACGCTGACCGTCGCGGACGACGACCGGGTGGACCTCAGCAACCTGCACCGCCAGACGCTGTACGCCACACCCGACGTGGGCCGACCCAAGGCGGAACTGGCCGCCGCCCGCGCCCAGACCATCAACCCGCACGTGCACGTGCGCGCCGCGCCGCGCGTCACGCCGGACACCCTCCCGGGCCTGCTGCGCGGCGTGACGCTCGTCGTGGACGCCACCGACAACTTCGGGACGCGCTACTTGATCGCCGACACCTGCGCCGCGCAGGGCCGCGAGTGGATCTGGGGCGCGGCCAGCGGCACCACGGGCATGGTCAGCGTGTTCGGCCCCCACGCGGGCCTGCGCGACGTGTTCCCCGACCCCGGCGACGACCTCAGTTGCGACGAGGCCGGCGTGCTGGGCCCCGTCCCCGCCCTGACCGGGCAGCTCATGGCCCTCGAGGCCCTGAAGGTCCTGGGCGGCGTGGGTCAGCCGCTGCGTGGCCGCCTGTGGACCTTCGACGCCCTGACCGGCCGCGCCCGCACCCTCACCCTGCGCGCCCCCGCCCGGGCGGATACGCTGTAA
- a CDS encoding HU family DNA-binding protein produces the protein MAKSTKPAAKKPAPKKGAAKPAPKAEAGKIAKTQIIDMVADKTTLNKKQAGDAVATVIDCIVDALRGGSSVGLPGLGTLSVTHTAERTGVKPGTSERITIPAGKKVRFKVATTLKGTL, from the coding sequence ATGGCCAAGAGCACCAAACCCGCCGCGAAGAAACCCGCCCCCAAGAAAGGCGCGGCGAAACCCGCCCCGAAAGCCGAGGCCGGGAAGATCGCCAAGACGCAGATCATCGACATGGTCGCCGACAAGACCACCCTGAACAAGAAACAGGCCGGGGACGCCGTCGCGACCGTCATCGACTGCATCGTCGACGCCCTGCGCGGCGGCAGCAGCGTCGGCCTGCCCGGCCTGGGCACCCTGAGCGTCACCCACACCGCCGAGCGCACCGGCGTCAAACCCGGCACCAGCGAACGCATCACCATCCCCGCCGGGAAGAAGGTGCGCTTCAAGGTCGCCACGACCCTCAAAGGCACCCTCTAA
- a CDS encoding DoxX family protein: protein MTTRPAERSTSLPRSAARVLLGAFMTLAGVGHLTFQRQEFQAQVPTWLPVDRDAVVLGSGVLEVAFGLAMLSGRRRRTVGLALAAFFVLIFPGNVSQYVSRQSAFGLDTDQKRLTRLFFQPVLVAWALWSTGALRRTGVGDRRED from the coding sequence ATGACGACCCGCCCTGCTGAGCGTTCCACGTCCCTTCCGCGTTCGGCCGCGCGCGTGCTGCTGGGGGCGTTCATGACCCTGGCGGGCGTGGGGCACCTGACGTTCCAGCGGCAGGAGTTCCAGGCGCAGGTGCCGACGTGGCTGCCGGTGGACCGGGACGCGGTGGTGCTGGGCTCGGGGGTGCTGGAGGTGGCGTTCGGGCTGGCGATGCTGTCGGGTCGGCGGCGGCGGACGGTGGGGCTGGCGCTGGCGGCGTTCTTCGTGCTGATCTTCCCGGGGAACGTGTCGCAGTACGTGTCGCGCCAGAGTGCGTTCGGGCTGGACACGGATCAGAAGCGGCTGACGCGGCTGTTCTTCCAGCCGGTGCTGGTGGCCTGGGCGCTGTGGAGCACGGGGGCGCTGCGGAGGACCGGGGTGGGGGACCGCCGCGAGGATTAA
- a CDS encoding putative bifunctional diguanylate cyclase/phosphodiesterase, whose amino-acid sequence MLTRLTAAIASATQPGGAGLAEAVLSITDTLVVVLDPQGRVVRFNPAAERLSGFSFEEVRGQVLWPFVLPEHEVAGVVQAFESLTAGDYPNRHENHWQTRSGELRYILWSNTALLDARGRVALVVATGVDVTREREERRARQETEDRFRALFEQSADGVVLLDPHDPEVPWRIVDCNEAFCRMNGYARDELVGQSVDLLHPYPMMAEEGGELFAWIREEGQVHGEGSHLHRDGTVFPIESASSVVKVGGRELILGQDRDIRDRKRTEEQLRLLAAQLAHDSQHDALTGLPNRTLLLDRLQVELRRAARDGRALAVIHLNLDGFRRVNDTLGHAVGDAVLREVARRLQEDVRPSDTVARLGGDEFVVLIPDVGGRPEAGGVARRLQAALAQPIDVDGQPVNVRGSMGVAVSPPDSSLPANLLRQADLAMTQAKREGKNGVQFFQKSLDAAVHGQLHLEARLRAALDAGGLHLHYQPQVDTTTGALLGFEALVRWTDTQLGLVSPARFIPLAEEAGLIGPLGAWVLDEACRQAAEWGLRVPIAVNVSALEVAQEDFTQRVHATLRRHGLDGGQLKLEITERLSVQDLQRAARQLAQLHGLGVQLSLDDFGTGQSSVSTLLQLPLNELKLDRSLITGVAESPIEQRVVSALISLGRSLNLTVIVEGVETPEQLRVLRDLGCGAVQGYLTGRPGPASMWTPHLNGPLPLNLPERAAGDGEPLLN is encoded by the coding sequence ATGTTGACCCGCCTGACTGCCGCGATTGCGTCCGCCACCCAGCCCGGTGGGGCGGGCCTGGCCGAGGCCGTGCTGAGCATCACCGACACGCTGGTGGTCGTGCTGGACCCGCAGGGGCGCGTGGTGCGGTTCAATCCGGCGGCCGAGCGGCTGAGCGGGTTCAGTTTCGAGGAGGTGCGCGGGCAGGTGCTGTGGCCGTTCGTGCTGCCCGAGCATGAGGTCGCGGGGGTGGTGCAGGCCTTCGAGTCCCTGACGGCCGGGGATTACCCGAACCGGCACGAGAACCACTGGCAGACCCGCAGCGGTGAGCTGAGGTACATCCTGTGGTCGAACACGGCGCTGCTGGACGCGCGGGGGCGGGTGGCGCTGGTGGTGGCGACCGGCGTGGACGTCACGCGGGAACGGGAGGAACGCCGCGCGCGGCAGGAGACCGAGGACCGCTTCCGGGCGCTGTTCGAGCAGTCCGCGGACGGCGTGGTGCTGCTCGACCCGCACGATCCGGAGGTGCCGTGGCGGATCGTGGACTGCAACGAGGCGTTCTGCCGCATGAACGGTTACGCCCGGGACGAACTGGTCGGGCAGTCCGTCGATCTGCTGCACCCGTACCCGATGATGGCCGAGGAGGGCGGCGAGCTGTTCGCCTGGATCCGCGAGGAGGGGCAGGTGCACGGCGAGGGCTCGCACCTGCACCGCGACGGGACGGTCTTCCCGATCGAGAGTGCCAGCAGCGTCGTCAAGGTGGGTGGGCGCGAGCTGATCCTGGGGCAGGACCGCGACATCCGGGACCGCAAGCGCACCGAGGAGCAGCTGCGGCTGCTGGCGGCGCAACTGGCGCACGACTCGCAGCATGACGCGCTGACGGGCCTGCCGAACCGCACGCTGCTGCTCGACCGGCTGCAGGTGGAACTGCGCCGCGCGGCGCGGGACGGGCGGGCGCTGGCGGTCATCCACCTGAACCTCGACGGGTTCCGCCGCGTGAACGACACGCTGGGGCACGCGGTGGGGGACGCGGTGCTGCGCGAGGTGGCGCGGCGCCTGCAGGAGGACGTGCGCCCGTCGGACACCGTGGCGCGCCTGGGCGGGGACGAGTTCGTGGTCCTGATTCCCGACGTGGGTGGGCGGCCCGAGGCGGGCGGCGTGGCGCGGCGGCTTCAGGCGGCGCTGGCGCAGCCGATCGACGTGGACGGCCAGCCGGTGAACGTGCGCGGCAGCATGGGCGTGGCGGTCAGCCCGCCGGACAGCAGCCTCCCGGCGAACCTGCTGCGGCAGGCGGACCTGGCGATGACGCAGGCCAAGCGCGAGGGCAAGAACGGCGTGCAGTTCTTCCAGAAGTCCCTGGACGCGGCGGTGCACGGGCAGCTGCACCTGGAGGCGCGGCTGCGCGCGGCGCTGGACGCGGGGGGGCTGCACCTGCACTACCAGCCGCAGGTGGACACCACGACGGGCGCGCTGCTGGGTTTCGAGGCGCTGGTCCGCTGGACGGACACGCAGCTGGGGCTGGTGTCCCCGGCGCGGTTCATTCCGCTGGCGGAGGAGGCCGGGCTGATCGGGCCGCTGGGCGCGTGGGTGCTGGACGAGGCGTGCCGTCAGGCGGCCGAGTGGGGACTGCGCGTGCCGATCGCGGTGAACGTGTCCGCGCTGGAGGTCGCGCAGGAGGACTTCACGCAGCGGGTGCACGCGACGCTGCGCCGCCACGGCCTGGACGGCGGGCAGCTGAAACTGGAGATCACCGAGCGGCTGAGCGTGCAGGACCTCCAGCGGGCCGCGCGGCAGCTGGCGCAGCTGCATGGCCTGGGCGTGCAGCTGTCCCTGGATGACTTCGGGACGGGGCAGTCGTCGGTCAGCACGCTGCTGCAGTTGCCGCTGAACGAACTGAAACTGGACCGCTCGCTGATCACGGGTGTGGCCGAGTCGCCTATCGAGCAGCGGGTGGTGAGTGCCCTGATCAGCCTGGGCCGCAGCCTGAACCTGACGGTGATCGTCGAGGGCGTGGAGACCCCGGAGCAGCTGCGGGTCCTGCGGGACCTGGGTTGCGGGGCGGTGCAGGGCTACCTGACGGGCCGCCCGGGCCCGGCGAGCATGTGGACGCCGCACCTGAACGGGCCGCTGCCCCTGAACCTGCCTGAACGCGCGGCGGGGGACGGCGAGCCCCTGCTGAACTGA
- the pth gene encoding aminoacyl-tRNA hydrolase, whose product MKIIVGLGNPGAQYAQTRHNVGWLVLDELARRAGASWRREGKDAELAEVRLGAGVGAKVLLVRPLTFMNASGKAVAPLMSFYKLGGESLLVLQDDLDSPFGLLRVRMGGRHGGQNGVRDIIRLLGHEAFARVKVGISRPPAGWAVPDWVLSRWREEEKADLAELVRLGANAAEVWATSGLAEAQGQFNGTDLRPKPPAPPKPPKPAPAGEAVPTGRTLPDAPAGAAHTGGRVEKTEEG is encoded by the coding sequence ATGAAGATCATCGTGGGCCTGGGCAATCCGGGCGCGCAGTACGCGCAGACGCGGCACAACGTGGGCTGGCTGGTGCTGGACGAACTGGCCCGCCGCGCCGGGGCGTCCTGGCGCAGGGAAGGCAAGGACGCCGAGCTCGCCGAGGTCCGTCTGGGAGCGGGGGTGGGCGCGAAGGTGCTGCTGGTGCGGCCCCTGACGTTCATGAACGCGTCCGGGAAGGCGGTGGCGCCGCTGATGTCGTTCTACAAGCTGGGCGGCGAGTCGCTGCTGGTGCTGCAGGACGACCTGGACAGTCCGTTCGGGCTGCTGCGCGTGCGGATGGGCGGGCGGCACGGCGGGCAGAACGGCGTGCGGGACATCATCCGGCTGCTGGGGCACGAGGCCTTCGCGCGCGTGAAGGTCGGGATCTCGCGCCCGCCGGCGGGCTGGGCGGTGCCGGACTGGGTCCTGAGCCGCTGGCGCGAGGAGGAGAAGGCCGATCTGGCGGAACTCGTGCGGCTGGGCGCGAACGCCGCCGAGGTCTGGGCCACGTCCGGGCTGGCGGAGGCGCAGGGGCAGTTCAACGGCACGGACCTGCGCCCCAAACCGCCGGCCCCGCCGAAACCTCCGAAGCCCGCCCCGGCCGGGGAGGCCGTCCCGACTGGGCGAACCCTTCCGGACGCCCCGGCGGGCGCGGCGCATACTGGCGGGCGTGTCGAAAAAACAGAAGAAGGCTGA
- a CDS encoding M42 family metallopeptidase, whose translation MSKKQKKADAAPAASTAADLRLDLLMRLSDLPGVPGQEDAVRALVLAELDGLVDEVRVDAMGNVIARRAPRKPRKGEVPERVMISAHMDEIGFLVRFIDDRGFVRVQALGGFDTRNLFARDVTVHARGGARPGILTPGGKPVHIASPEERKKIPEVREFFIDLGLSADEVRARVRVGDMVTLDQTARQVGRLVCGKAMDDRASVFLLLETLRALRGQELRHELIAVFSTQEEVGLRGAITAAYGVQPTVGIGLDVTLAVDTPGVGPDEAVTTLGQGIGIKVFDSSMISHRGLVDQFWDLAQERGIPAQLEVLALGGTDGAAIQRSRGGVPTLTLSLPTRYIHTVVEAVHVDDLRAGVDLLVAYLR comes from the coding sequence GTGTCGAAAAAACAGAAGAAGGCTGACGCGGCCCCGGCCGCCTCGACGGCAGCGGACCTGCGCCTGGATCTCCTGATGCGCCTGTCGGACCTGCCGGGCGTGCCCGGTCAGGAGGACGCCGTGCGGGCCCTCGTGCTGGCCGAACTGGACGGTCTGGTGGACGAGGTGCGCGTGGACGCCATGGGGAACGTCATCGCCCGCCGCGCGCCCCGCAAGCCCAGGAAGGGCGAGGTTCCCGAGCGCGTGATGATCAGCGCGCACATGGACGAGATCGGCTTCCTGGTGCGCTTTATCGACGACCGGGGCTTCGTGCGGGTGCAGGCGCTGGGCGGGTTCGACACCCGCAACCTCTTCGCACGGGACGTCACGGTGCACGCGCGTGGCGGGGCGCGGCCGGGCATCCTGACGCCCGGCGGGAAACCCGTGCATATCGCCAGCCCCGAGGAACGCAAGAAGATCCCCGAGGTCAGGGAGTTCTTCATCGACCTGGGCCTGAGTGCCGACGAGGTCCGCGCGCGGGTGCGCGTCGGGGACATGGTCACGCTGGACCAGACGGCCCGGCAGGTCGGGCGGCTGGTGTGCGGCAAGGCCATGGACGACCGCGCCAGCGTGTTCCTGCTGCTGGAAACCCTGCGCGCCCTGCGCGGCCAGGAGCTGCGGCACGAACTGATCGCCGTGTTCAGCACCCAGGAGGAGGTCGGCCTGCGCGGCGCGATCACCGCCGCGTACGGCGTGCAGCCCACCGTGGGCATCGGCCTGGACGTGACCCTGGCGGTGGACACCCCCGGTGTCGGTCCGGACGAGGCCGTGACCACCCTGGGACAGGGGATCGGTATCAAGGTGTTCGACTCCAGCATGATCTCGCACCGGGGCCTGGTCGATCAGTTCTGGGACCTGGCGCAGGAGCGCGGCATTCCCGCGCAGCTGGAGGTCCTGGCGCTCGGCGGCACGGACGGCGCGGCCATCCAGCGCAGCCGGGGGGGCGTCCCCACCCTGACCCTCAGCCTCCCCACCCGCTACATCCACACGGTCGTCGAAGCCGTGCACGTGGACGACCTGCGCGCCGGGGTGGACCTGCTCGTCGCCTACCTGCGCTGA
- a CDS encoding DUF4126 domain-containing protein, with protein MELLSGLLSSLGLSGAAGLNAFIPLLVVGLLSRADVIQLNAPFDLLANPWVLLGVAVVGLLDFVGDKIPGVDHVLHVAGGVVNAAAGAVLFASQAGVADVPPALSMALGLIVAGGVQATRTAVRPVATATTAGLGNPVVSTVEDGTSLLLSALAVFAPLLAALLLVVIVVGVYRFWSARRVRRLT; from the coding sequence ATGGAACTCCTGTCCGGTCTGCTGTCGTCGCTGGGTCTGTCGGGTGCGGCGGGCCTGAACGCCTTCATCCCGCTGCTGGTCGTGGGGTTGCTGTCCCGCGCGGACGTCATTCAGCTGAACGCGCCGTTCGATCTGCTGGCGAACCCGTGGGTGCTGCTGGGGGTGGCGGTGGTCGGCCTGCTGGATTTCGTGGGGGACAAGATTCCGGGGGTGGATCACGTGCTGCACGTGGCGGGTGGCGTGGTGAACGCCGCGGCGGGCGCGGTGCTGTTCGCCTCGCAGGCGGGCGTGGCGGACGTGCCCCCGGCGCTGAGCATGGCGCTGGGCCTGATCGTGGCGGGGGGCGTGCAGGCGACCCGCACGGCGGTGAGGCCGGTCGCGACGGCGACGACGGCCGGTTTGGGCAACCCGGTGGTGAGCACCGTGGAGGACGGCACGAGTCTGCTGCTCAGTGCGCTGGCGGTGTTCGCGCCGCTGCTGGCCGCGCTGCTGCTGGTGGTGATCGTGGTGGGCGTGTACCGCTTCTGGTCGGCGCGGCGGGTGCGGCGCCTGACGTAG
- a CDS encoding IS630 family transposase: protein MQIKVLIETLRQAERLSPRVSLWCMDEHRIGLKPIRRPVWAPTGQPLTCPVQPGYEWLYVYAFANPESGESLFWLIPVVNKQAYVAVMAAFARMVGASADHRVLVVQDGAGFHVPPDDGHPEGIQTVTLPPYSPELQPAERLWALTDVPIANRAFDSIEEVELALSERCVWLEAQPDLITQQTLFHWWPLLAN from the coding sequence ATTCAAATCAAAGTCCTGATCGAGACGCTCCGCCAGGCGGAGCGTCTCTCACCGCGCGTCTCCCTGTGGTGTATGGACGAACATCGGATCGGGCTCAAGCCAATCCGCCGTCCAGTCTGGGCACCAACTGGGCAGCCGTTGACCTGTCCGGTTCAGCCTGGGTACGAGTGGCTCTACGTGTACGCGTTTGCCAATCCGGAGAGCGGCGAGAGCCTGTTTTGGTTGATCCCAGTCGTCAACAAACAGGCGTATGTGGCCGTCATGGCTGCGTTTGCCCGCATGGTCGGCGCCAGCGCCGACCATCGTGTGCTGGTCGTTCAGGATGGGGCCGGTTTCCACGTGCCACCCGATGATGGGCATCCGGAGGGCATTCAGACCGTGACGCTCCCGCCGTATTCGCCGGAATTGCAGCCAGCAGAACGGCTCTGGGCGTTGACGGATGTACCAATCGCGAACCGGGCGTTCGACAGCATTGAAGAGGTGGAATTGGCACTCTCCGAACGCTGCGTGTGGTTGGAAGCTCAACCTGATCTCATCACTCAGCAGACCCTCTTTCACTGGTGGCCTTTATTAGCGAATTAA
- a CDS encoding winged helix-turn-helix domain-containing protein produces MKQTLLTAPLAHDADTFWHLYTTSTCAVERRRAQFMALLAEGRPLPEILQVTRYSRVTAYDLVNRYRDRGLAGLCDGRHTNQGAPRLLSAEQQQTLATRLHADFEQDIVWSGKDVQNWLQEQYGLSVHLGRTYEFLRAAGFTPQRPRPRHVGGDEAAKEAFKSKS; encoded by the coding sequence ATCAAACAGACACTCCTGACGGCTCCCCTGGCGCATGACGCCGACACTTTCTGGCACCTCTACACGACCAGCACCTGCGCCGTCGAGCGGCGCAGAGCCCAATTCATGGCCCTCCTCGCTGAAGGACGCCCCCTCCCAGAGATTCTCCAAGTGACCCGGTACAGCCGGGTCACCGCCTACGATCTGGTGAACCGCTACCGCGACCGGGGACTTGCCGGGCTGTGTGACGGGCGCCACACGAATCAGGGTGCACCCCGGCTATTGAGCGCTGAGCAACAACAGACCCTGGCGACCCGATTACACGCCGACTTCGAGCAGGACATCGTCTGGTCTGGGAAAGACGTTCAGAACTGGCTTCAGGAGCAGTACGGACTGTCCGTTCACCTCGGGCGCACCTATGAATTCCTTCGAGCGGCTGGCTTTACCCCCCAACGACCCCGCCCCCGGCACGTTGGGGGCGATGAGGCCGCGAAGGAAGCATTCAAATCAAAGTCCTGA
- a CDS encoding P-II family nitrogen regulator: MKLVTAVIRPERVQQVKEALFQAGISGITLGRVSGHGGEQEVVEHYRGTRVMVEFRDKVEVRMAVSEPFVQAAIDAICLGARTGEVGDGKIFVQPLEQVVRIRTGERDNAALTPVTETRLTPA, from the coding sequence ATGAAACTGGTCACGGCTGTCATCAGGCCCGAACGGGTCCAGCAGGTCAAGGAAGCCCTCTTCCAGGCGGGCATCAGCGGCATCACCCTCGGGCGCGTCAGCGGGCACGGCGGCGAGCAGGAAGTCGTCGAGCACTACCGCGGCACCCGCGTCATGGTCGAGTTCCGCGACAAGGTCGAGGTCCGCATGGCCGTCAGCGAACCCTTCGTGCAGGCCGCCATCGATGCCATCTGCCTCGGCGCGCGCACCGGCGAGGTCGGCGACGGCAAGATCTTCGTCCAGCCCCTTGAGCAGGTCGTGCGCATCCGCACCGGCGAGCGCGACAACGCCGCCCTGACCCCCGTCACCGAGACCCGCCTCACCCCCGCCTGA